The Arthrobacter sp. D5-1 genome segment CGTTGCCGGGTGCCTCGGTGAGCTTGGCCGTAATGTCCTCGCCTGCAAGGGACGTGGCGGTGACATCAGCGGCGGAGAGCTTGCCCAGCTTGGACTTCTGCTCGCGCGTGGCGGCGGCGTCGATGCGAGCGTAAACGGGTGCTCCGAACTGGTCCGTCAGTCCCTTGTACAGCTGTGAAGGAGAGGACCCCGTGACGGCGGTGATCTCCGAGGCCAGGAGGGCCAGCAGGATGCCGTCCTTGTCCGTGGTCCAGACGCTGCCGTCGAGCTTGTTGAAGGAAGCGCCGGCGGATTCCTCGCCACCGAAGGCGCCTTCGCCGGACAGCAGGCCCGGAACAAACCACTTGAAGCCCACGGGAACCTCAACCAGCTTGCGGCCTAGTCCACCGGCAACGCGGTCGATGATCGAGGAGGAAACCAGCGTCTTGCCCACCACGGATTCCGGGTTCCAGCCGCTGCGGTTCCGGTACAGGTAGTCGATGGCGACAGCCAGATAGTGGTTCGGGTTCATCAAGCCACCGTCCGGTGTCACGATTCCGTGGCGGTCGGCGTCGGCGTCGTTACCTGTGGCGACGTCATAAGCGGCGGTGCCATCAGCACCAACGGCCATCCGCTTGATCAGGGACGCCATGGCCGACGGCGACGAGCAATCCATGCGGATCTTCTCGTCCCAGTCGAGGGTCATGAACGCCCACTGTGGATCGACTGTGGGGTTCACAACGGTGAGGTTGAGCTGATGGCGCTCGCCGATCTCGCCCCAATAATCCACGGAGGCGCCGCCCATGGGGTCGGCTCCGATGCGGACACCGGCGTTGCGGATGGCGTCGAGGTTCAGCACCGAGGGGAGATCGTCCACGTAGCTGCTGAGGAAGTCGAACTTGCCGGTGGTGTCAGCACTCAGGGCATCGTTCAACGGGATGCGCTTGACCCCACGGAGGCCATTTTCCAGAAGCTGGTTGGCGCGGTCGGCGATCCATCCGGTGGCATCCGTGTCAGCAGGGCCGCCGTGGGGAGGGTTGTATTTGAAGCCGCCGTCGCCGGGAGGGTTGTGGCTGGGAGTGACCACGATGCCGTCGGCCTGGGGGGTGCCTGGCGCCGCTTCGCGGTTGTACTTGAGGATCGCGTGGCTCAAAGCCGGGGTGGGAGTGTAGCCGTGGCGGGCGTCCACCAGGACGGTCACGCCGTTGGCGGCGAGCACCTCCAAGGCGGAGTTCTGCGCCGGCTCGCTGAGGGCGTGGGTGTCACGACCAATGAACAGCGGGCCGGTGATGCCCTGGCGTCCACGGTATTCAACGATTGCCTGCGTGATCGCGAGGATGTGCGGCTCGTTGAAGGATGCCTTCAAGCTGGATCCGCGGTGTCCCGACGTTCCAAACGCCACACGCTGCGCGGGATCACCCAAGTCCGGAGCTACGTCGAAATACGCGTCCAGCAGGGCTGTGATGTCAACAAGGTCCTGGGGAAGGGCAACTGTGCCCGCTCGGCTAGCCATGGGGTCCAGCATGCCAGACCCTCGCGGCTGCTGACAGGAAATGACCGTGTTGAGCGCCCTGTGACGCCGAAAGGCACCAAACTTGCCGCGACCGAAGCCCAGCGACGCGAAGATTAAGCGTTCGTTCAGCGGCGGGTGGTATGGCAGAAAAATGCTCCGGCCCGGTTGGTGAACCGGGCCGGAGCGGTCCAAAACCAGTGCTAGACGGCCGTGTAACCGCCATCGACCAGCACGTAGGAGCCGGTCATGAAGCTGGCCTTGTCGGAGAGGAGGAACGTGGTGACGTTCGCGATCTCATCGGCCTTACCCAAACGACCCAGCGGGTGTTTGGCCTCGAGCCCGTTGATGACTTCCTTCGGGGCGGCGGCCAGCAAGGGAGTGTCGATGTAGCCAGGGCCGATTGCGTTGACGCGGAGACCCTGCGCGCCGTATTCGGCAGCAGCGTTCTTGGTCAAGCCCACCACGGCGTGCTTGGCAGCGGTGTAGGCGGCGTTGCCGGGGGCAGCGACGGCGCCATGGATCGAGGCCATGTTCACAATGGCGCCTTCGGAAGCGCCAGCGGCCAGGATGGCCGGGATCTGGTAACGCATGCCGTACAGGACGCCGCTCAGGTTGATGGCGATGACCCGGTCCCAATCCTCGATATCGACGTCGCCCACCGGAGCGCTTGCCCCGCCGATGCCCGCGTTGTTCACGGCGTAGTTGAGGGCGCCGTACGTCTCCACGGCAAAGTCGACCGCCTTCTTGCTGTCCTCGGCCACGGCAGTGTTGGCCTGGAACGGAACTGCAGTGCCGCCGTCGGCCGTGATCTGGTTGGCCACGCGGGTGGCGGCGTCGAGGTTGACGTCAGTAACTACTACCTTGACGCCGTTCTTGGCGAGGTCCTTGCTGATCGCTTCCCCAAGCCCTGAGCCGCCGCCGGTGACGAGCGCGGTCTTGCCTTCGAAGTTACCCATGATTCCTCCTTCGCGGGACGGATCCCGCCGATTTACTTGGTGAGCGCTGCTTAAGTCGCTACTCCTATAAACCGAGTCCGACTCGAGAATATTCCATGCTTATGCATGAATCTTTGCGGATGGGTTGTTATGCCCATGCCATCAATGCGCGCTACCTTATGCGGCGCCCCGGACGGCGGTAGTGTTGGGAGCAAAGACCACTTTCAGGGGGATTCCTATGTCAGATCAACCATCCAAGGCCAACGAGGACAAGCCGGCGGGCTACGAACCGCCGCAGTACGTCCCGCCTGCACAGTTCAGCGCACCCGAGTCGAGCGCGCCGGGCCAAGGCGCACCGCACCAGGGCGCACCGGACCAGGGCGCATCAAGCGAGAGCGCCAACGCCACGCAGCCCCTCCCGCCCTATGAGCAGAGCGCGCACGGGGACTCCTACGCGCAGGACGCGTACACGCATAACGCCCAGGGCCAGAATGACTTCTATGCCCAGCCGCAGCCGCCCGCCAGCACGGGTTCCTACACGCCGGGCGACTACAGCCAGCAGCCGCCGTCGCCGTACGGCCAGCCGCCCAGCCCGTACCAGCAGCAGCAGACGTTCGGTCAGCAGCCCTATGGCCAGCAGCCTTACGGCCAGCCGCAGTCGCCGTACGGCCAGCCTGCGTACTACGCCATGCAGGCCGAGCCCAAGGGTTTGAGCATTGCCAGCATGTGCTGCGGTATCGCCATCTTTGTTGGGTTCGGATTCTTCATCCTGCCGCAGATCGCCGCCGTGATCCTGGGCCACCTCGGCCTCAAGCGCGAGCCTGCGGGCAAGGGCATGGCCATCGCCGGCCTGGTGATGGGATACATCGGCATTGCGCTGACGGTGATCTTCGGCATCATCTTCTTCGCTGCGATCGGTGCTTCCACCAGCAGCTACAACTACTAAATAAACGCGTACGACGGCGGCCCTTGCGTCAGGTGGGAAACCCACCGAACGCAAGGGCCGCCGTCGTCGTTTAACGTCAGTCCGTTACGGCTGTTACCGAACGCCACCCATCAGCTTCTTGATTGCCGGCGACGCTGCAGCCAGGCCAACAGCCAGGACCACTGCCACGCTGCCGATGCCCAGGAAGTACGGGAGCTCGTCATCGGGGTTGTAGAGGCCGGCGAGGATTCCGGCCAGCGTGGTGCCGAGCGAGACGGACAGGAAGAACAGCGCCACCATCTGGGTGTGGAAGGCCTGCGGGGCGAGCTTGGTGCTCACGGACAGGCCGATGGGGGAGAGGAACAGTTCCGCCAGGGTGAACATGAACAGGATTCCCACCAAGGCCAACAGCGGGGTCTTGCCTTCGCCGGCCAGCGGGATGAACGCAAGGAACGCCAAGCCCATGATGAACAGGCCGGCGGAGAACTTCAGCGGCGAACTCGGCTGCTTGGAGCCCAGCTTGGTCCACAGGGCAGCCATGACGCCGGCGAAGATGATGATGAACACCGGGTTGATGGACTGGACCCATGCGGCAGGCATTTCCCAGCCGAACAGGTTGCGGTCCAGCTTTTCCTGGGAGTACACGGCGATGAACGTGAACTGCTGCTGGAACAGTGCCCAGAACCCGGCTGAAGCGATGAACAAGGGGATGAAAGCGACTACGCGCTTGCGCTCCACGCCAGTGACCAGCGGGCTGCGGAAGATCAGGAACAGGTAGACCACTGCGGCGCCGATGGCAGCGTAGGCCATGCTCCGGGCCAGGTTGTTGGCGTTGACGATCCCTGTACCGAGCAACACGCCAATGACGATCAGGATGGCCAGGAAGATCAGGCCGTACTTGGTGCGGTCCTTCGCCGGGAGGGGGTTGGGGACGCGGTGTGCTTCCTCGGGGAGCCTCTTGCGGCCCAGCGAGTAGATGACCAGGCCGATCGCCATGCCCACGGCCGCGGCGCCGAAGCCGATGTGGAAACCGTAGCTCGTCTGGAGCCAGCCGGTGACCAACGGGCCGATGAGCCCACCGATGTTGATGCCCATGTAGAAGATGGAGAAGCCGGCGTCGCGGCGCTCATCCTTCTCGCCGTAAAGGCTGCCGACCAGCGCCGTGGCGTTGGCTTTCAGGCCACCGGAGCCGATGCCCACCAGCACCAGGCCCGCGATCAAGCCCGGAATGCCGGGAAGCAGGGCCAGCGCGATGTGGCCGGCCATGATCATGATGGCTGAGCCGAAAAGGACTTTTTCTGAGCCGAAGAGACGGTCGGCGAGCCAGGCACCGAGAATCGTCGACAGGTAAACGCCGCCACCGTACGCGCCCACCAAACCAGCGGCGAGGCTCTGGTCAATGGAGAGACCGCCCTGCTCGGCGGTGAAGTACATGTAGTAGAGCAGGATTCCCTGCATGCCGTAGAAGGAGAATCGCTCCCACATTTCCACGGAGAAGAGGCTGGCCAACATCTTTGGGTGGCCGAAGAATGACGTATCGCCCGCTGGCTTTGCGGACTCAGCCGTGGTTTGAGGTGTGCTCATTTTCTTAATGCTGGCACTGACTGCGGGCATTGTCACATCGATGAATGCCCGGGGCAACCACTTTCCATATGTTAGACGCGCGACCCAGGCACGCCCAGCGGGCCTCAGCGGCTCTCGAGGACCGCCGCGAGCTGGAGGAGCACCAGTTCAGATCCCGGCTGGCCAACCAGCTGAATCCCCATTGGCAGTCCGCCCTGCGTCGTATGCACCGGAATGCTGATCGCCGGAAGTCCGCACACGTTCACCATGGACGACCACGGGGCGTACTCGCACTGCCGTTTGTAGTCCTCGTCGGCGTCACCTGCCCACTCGCTCGGCCAGAGTTCACCACTGTGCCCGCCTCCGGTAAACCAACCGATCGGCCGCGGTGTCTGGGCCAGCGTCGGCATGAGCATCAGGTCCCAGCCCGAGTACTGCGTGATGGTGTCGTGCTCGAACTGCCGCAGGAAACCCAGGGCCTCGTTGACCTTCAACGCGCTCCGCTGTTGTGCCCGACGCCGGAACGTCCTGGTCAACGGGGTCAGCAACGCCTCGCGCTGGGGTGCTATCCGGGCACTCCCGACTCCGGCGGTCCAGGCTGTGGTGAATGCCTCGGGATAGCGGTTGTCGTAGCGGATTTCGGCTTCCGTGACGCTGTGGCCCGCCTTTTCCAGCAGCCGGATCCCCAGCGAGAGGGCGTCCATCGCTTCCTGCCCGATCTGGAACGGGTAGATGCCGGCCCACGGGCTATCCAGGGTCACACCGATTCTCATGGGTTCCGGTGCCCGCCCCACGTTGGCGAGGTATCCGCCGTCGGGCGCTTGGTCGCGAGGGACCAGCGCGTCCATCAGGAGCGCTGCATCTGCTGCTGTTCTTGCCAGCGGCCCGGCAACCACCAACTTGGCTGCGTCGCCCGCGCTCGCACCCGATGGCACCACGCCCCGCCCCGGTTTCAACCCGACCAGGCCGCACGCGCCGGCCGGGATCCGGATGGACCCGCCGCCGTCGGTCCCCGGAGCGAACGGCACCAGGCCGGCGGCCACAGCGGCAGCGCTGCCACCCGACGACCCACCAGAGCTTCGACCCAGTGAATGCGGATTGCGCGACGGCGGTGCAACGCGGTTTTCGCTGTAGGCCGTCAGTCCGAACTCCGGAACCTGGGTCTTGCCCAGTGAGATGGCGCCGAGGCCCTTCAGCGTCGCGGCGAGGGCGCCATCCTCGGGCGCGGGCTTGTGCTCAAGGGCCGCGCTGCCGTGTGTGGTGGGAACGCCGGCAACATCGGTGAGGTCCTTGAAGGCCGTGGGCATGCCGTGGAGGACGGGAAGTTCATTCAGGCGTCCCTCCCGGTTCAGCCTGGCGTGCAGCCCATCCGCGGCGGCCGCGTCCTGCAGGGCCTGTTCCGCGGTGACCGTGACGAAGGCGCCCAGCTGCTTGTTTCCGGCTTCGATCATGGACAAGAAGTGGGTGGTGGCTTCACTGGCTGAGACTTCGCCCGAAGCCAGGGCATCACGGAGCTCAACAGCCGTCATTCGCGATATGTCATGCACGTAAGGATCAGCCAAGGAAACGCGACTCCAACCGTTCCTCCACAGCAACAGCATCTACGCTCTCGCCCGCTCCGGCGGTCACCCGGAAGGCGGCCTTGTTCTTCACTTCGGACACCACCTCTACAAGTTCCGTCCCCCGGTAAACCAGCCCGACGCCGTCGTCCGTGCAGTGCGTCTCACCCAGAGTGCCGTTGGCCACCAACTGGTGAATGGCAGGCGCGCGGCGAAGTTCTGAGTCATAGTGGACCCCGTTGCCGTAAGGGAGGAAGCCCAGGGCGTTGGTAACGGGCTTGAGCTCAGGCCCAAAGGAATCAGTCACGCCGCCTTGGTACCAACAGATGGAGCCAGCGGAAACCCCGGCCAGGACCACGCCGCCTTCCCAAGCCCGCCGCAGGATCCCGTCCAGGCCATGCGCGCGCCAGACGGCCAGCAGATTCACCACCGAACCGCCATTAACCCACACCACATCCTGCTCCAGGAGATGGGCCTCCGGGTCCTCGATGTTGGGCATGGTGAAAAGGTTGAGGTGGCTGAAATCGAAGCCTGCGATGCGGGCGGCTTGGTCCATTTCCGCGGCCCACCAACGCTGGTCACCGGAGGCTGTGCCGATGTGTGTGACGCGGGGAGCCCGGCCGGTGACGCCGGACAGTTCCACGGCGTAATGCATCAGGTGGTTGAACTCGATCCTGGTCCGATCGCCGGGCTTGTAGCCGCCGGATGTCGCCAGAATCGTGGGGTGCCCAGCAGCCATGGGGGTACTCCTTACGCGCGAGTGTTGGGGGAGTGCTTGGGTCCCAGTCTTAGCGTCCTGGCCTTGGGGCGCAAGCGTGGTCCGCCTGCGAAGTTACGGTGCCACGCAGTGGGGACTAGGCTGGATCCTGGACTTAATCGATGGGAAGGGACCGCCATGAGCGACTTCGATACCGTGCCTGTGGGCGACATTCCGGCCGACGCCAGCATTCTGGACGTCCGCGAAGACTACGAGTGGGTGGCAGGCCATGCCGAAGGAGCGCGCCACATTCCCATGGACCAGCTTCCGGCACGCCTGGATGAGCTGGATCCAGACGACGACCTCTTTGTCATCTGCCGCACCGGCGGTCGCTCTTTCCGCGCCGTGCAGTGGCTCGTAGGACAGGGCTACTCGGCCGTGAACGTAGCAGGGGGCATGGATATGTGGTTCGAGACCGGCAAGCCAATGGTCTCGGACAATGGACTGAAGCCGGTTGTTCTCTAACCTGCGTATATAACCAGCAAGGAATATCTCTTGACGCCACCAGTGACCTACACGTTCCTCGGTCCCGAGGGCACCTTCACCGAGGCCGCCCTCCTGCAAGTACCGGGTGCTGCTGACGCCACGCGGATTCCCTGCACCAACGTCAACACGGCCCTGGATCGGGTCCGTGCCGGCGAGGCTGATGCGGCCATGGTTCCCATCGAGAACTCGGTGGAGGGCGGGGTCACTGCCACCTTGGACGCGATCGCCACTGGCCAGGAGCTCCGGATCATCCGCGAGGCCCTTGTTCCCATCACCTTCGTGCTCGTGGCGAGGCCCGGCGTCGAACTTTCCGACATCAAGAGGATCTCGACGCACGGGCACGCCTGGGCGCAGTGCCGCTTGTGGGTGGATGAGCACCTTCCGAACGCCGATTACGTTCCGGGGTCGTCCACGGCGGCCTCGGCGATGGGCCTGCTGGAGGACGATGCGCCGTATGAAGCCGCCATTTGTGCGCCGCTGGTCGCTGCGGAACAACCCGGCCTGAATGTTCTGGCGGAGGACATCGGCGACAACCCCGAGGCCGTCACGCGGTTCATTCTGGTGAGCAAACCCGGCCTTCTTCCGGGCCGCACCGGAGCTGACAAGACCACCGTTGTTGTCCCGCTGCCTGAGGACCATCCCGGCGCGCTCATGGAGATCCTGGACCAGTTCGCGTCCCGCGGAGTGAACCTCAGCCGCATCGAATCCCGGCCCACCGGACAGTACCTGGGCCACTACTTCTTCAGCATCGACGCCGACGGTCACGCTACGGATTCACGGGTAGCGGACGCCCTGGCCGGCCTCCACCGCATCAGCCCGGCCACGCGGTTCCTGGGCTCCTATGCCCGCGCCGACAAACAGCCGGCCGTGGTGGCCCCGCATACGTCCGACGCCGCCTTTGCCTCGGCGCACGCGTGGGTTGACTCGATCCTCAAGGGCTCCTAGGCGCTTTCCACAGCGTGGAAAGCGTGCTCTTTCGCAGTCATGCTTCTATGCGTATGCTTGCCTGATCCATCAACGATG includes the following:
- the pgm gene encoding phosphoglucomutase (alpha-D-glucose-1,6-bisphosphate-dependent), giving the protein MASRAGTVALPQDLVDITALLDAYFDVAPDLGDPAQRVAFGTSGHRGSSLKASFNEPHILAITQAIVEYRGRQGITGPLFIGRDTHALSEPAQNSALEVLAANGVTVLVDARHGYTPTPALSHAILKYNREAAPGTPQADGIVVTPSHNPPGDGGFKYNPPHGGPADTDATGWIADRANQLLENGLRGVKRIPLNDALSADTTGKFDFLSSYVDDLPSVLNLDAIRNAGVRIGADPMGGASVDYWGEIGERHQLNLTVVNPTVDPQWAFMTLDWDEKIRMDCSSPSAMASLIKRMAVGADGTAAYDVATGNDADADRHGIVTPDGGLMNPNHYLAVAIDYLYRNRSGWNPESVVGKTLVSSSIIDRVAGGLGRKLVEVPVGFKWFVPGLLSGEGAFGGEESAGASFNKLDGSVWTTDKDGILLALLASEITAVTGSSPSQLYKGLTDQFGAPVYARIDAAATREQKSKLGKLSAADVTATSLAGEDITAKLTEAPGNGASIGGLKVVTENAWFAARPSGTEDVYKIYAESFKGADHLKQVQEEAKALVDGVIA
- a CDS encoding glucose 1-dehydrogenase; protein product: MGNFEGKTALVTGGGSGLGEAISKDLAKNGVKVVVTDVNLDAATRVANQITADGGTAVPFQANTAVAEDSKKAVDFAVETYGALNYAVNNAGIGGASAPVGDVDIEDWDRVIAINLSGVLYGMRYQIPAILAAGASEGAIVNMASIHGAVAAPGNAAYTAAKHAVVGLTKNAAAEYGAQGLRVNAIGPGYIDTPLLAAAPKEVINGLEAKHPLGRLGKADEIANVTTFLLSDKASFMTGSYVLVDGGYTAV
- a CDS encoding DUF4190 domain-containing protein encodes the protein MSDQPSKANEDKPAGYEPPQYVPPAQFSAPESSAPGQGAPHQGAPDQGASSESANATQPLPPYEQSAHGDSYAQDAYTHNAQGQNDFYAQPQPPASTGSYTPGDYSQQPPSPYGQPPSPYQQQQTFGQQPYGQQPYGQPQSPYGQPAYYAMQAEPKGLSIASMCCGIAIFVGFGFFILPQIAAVILGHLGLKREPAGKGMAIAGLVMGYIGIALTVIFGIIFFAAIGASTSSYNY
- a CDS encoding peptide MFS transporter, producing MPAVSASIKKMSTPQTTAESAKPAGDTSFFGHPKMLASLFSVEMWERFSFYGMQGILLYYMYFTAEQGGLSIDQSLAAGLVGAYGGGVYLSTILGAWLADRLFGSEKVLFGSAIMIMAGHIALALLPGIPGLIAGLVLVGIGSGGLKANATALVGSLYGEKDERRDAGFSIFYMGINIGGLIGPLVTGWLQTSYGFHIGFGAAAVGMAIGLVIYSLGRKRLPEEAHRVPNPLPAKDRTKYGLIFLAILIVIGVLLGTGIVNANNLARSMAYAAIGAAVVYLFLIFRSPLVTGVERKRVVAFIPLFIASAGFWALFQQQFTFIAVYSQEKLDRNLFGWEMPAAWVQSINPVFIIIFAGVMAALWTKLGSKQPSSPLKFSAGLFIMGLAFLAFIPLAGEGKTPLLALVGILFMFTLAELFLSPIGLSVSTKLAPQAFHTQMVALFFLSVSLGTTLAGILAGLYNPDDELPYFLGIGSVAVVLAVGLAAASPAIKKLMGGVR
- a CDS encoding amidase; translation: MTAVELRDALASGEVSASEATTHFLSMIEAGNKQLGAFVTVTAEQALQDAAAADGLHARLNREGRLNELPVLHGMPTAFKDLTDVAGVPTTHGSAALEHKPAPEDGALAATLKGLGAISLGKTQVPEFGLTAYSENRVAPPSRNPHSLGRSSGGSSGGSAAAVAAGLVPFAPGTDGGGSIRIPAGACGLVGLKPGRGVVPSGASAGDAAKLVVAGPLARTAADAALLMDALVPRDQAPDGGYLANVGRAPEPMRIGVTLDSPWAGIYPFQIGQEAMDALSLGIRLLEKAGHSVTEAEIRYDNRYPEAFTTAWTAGVGSARIAPQREALLTPLTRTFRRRAQQRSALKVNEALGFLRQFEHDTITQYSGWDLMLMPTLAQTPRPIGWFTGGGHSGELWPSEWAGDADEDYKRQCEYAPWSSMVNVCGLPAISIPVHTTQGGLPMGIQLVGQPGSELVLLQLAAVLESR
- a CDS encoding peptidase E, yielding MAAGHPTILATSGGYKPGDRTRIEFNHLMHYAVELSGVTGRAPRVTHIGTASGDQRWWAAEMDQAARIAGFDFSHLNLFTMPNIEDPEAHLLEQDVVWVNGGSVVNLLAVWRAHGLDGILRRAWEGGVVLAGVSAGSICWYQGGVTDSFGPELKPVTNALGFLPYGNGVHYDSELRRAPAIHQLVANGTLGETHCTDDGVGLVYRGTELVEVVSEVKNKAAFRVTAGAGESVDAVAVEERLESRFLG
- a CDS encoding rhodanese-like domain-containing protein, yielding MSDFDTVPVGDIPADASILDVREDYEWVAGHAEGARHIPMDQLPARLDELDPDDDLFVICRTGGRSFRAVQWLVGQGYSAVNVAGGMDMWFETGKPMVSDNGLKPVVL
- the pheA gene encoding prephenate dehydratase, translating into MTPPVTYTFLGPEGTFTEAALLQVPGAADATRIPCTNVNTALDRVRAGEADAAMVPIENSVEGGVTATLDAIATGQELRIIREALVPITFVLVARPGVELSDIKRISTHGHAWAQCRLWVDEHLPNADYVPGSSTAASAMGLLEDDAPYEAAICAPLVAAEQPGLNVLAEDIGDNPEAVTRFILVSKPGLLPGRTGADKTTVVVPLPEDHPGALMEILDQFASRGVNLSRIESRPTGQYLGHYFFSIDADGHATDSRVADALAGLHRISPATRFLGSYARADKQPAVVAPHTSDAAFASAHAWVDSILKGS